CTGTATGTGTCAAAAGCACAAAAATTAACTGCCTTAAATGGAGCAGTACGAAGGACATTGACCAAGTTCCCTTTCCAAAAGCCTCTCAAGCCTTGAGTAGCTGCAATCGTTTTGATGAGCTCCACCAGGTGTTTCTGTTCACCTCGAACTATGTATTCCAGCTTTAGTCTTTCAAGTGGAGCAACAACAGTTCTGCTAAAACAAGATTTATTCATACAGAGTTGAAGCAAAAGATAGTTGTGTGAAGAAACTGATTTCAACATCGATTTGGAGTACACTTTAGAAGTAACTTCAGAAGCATGCTTAATATCAAACCTAAAAAAATAGAAGGTATATAGATGGATATAAACTAGACTATCTGTTACCAATTTTACTATTTTAACAAATGTAAAGTAATCAAATAAATATAAAGAAAGTTAACAGGGCTATGAGTTAGTTCATACAGTAAGTTGTCGACTCTGACCATCACAATGCCGGAGAGAAAATGGACAGAAAACAAGAATAAGGAAATGGAAGTGCACAAAGACTCAGAAATAATATAGGGGTTGATTGACCAGGTATGATCGCTTATAAGCTCTGAATAGTTTCAGAATAAGGACCATTTCTGAAGTTTCATGTTGGTTCAAATTTCAGAAAACTGCAGAACATGATTGAGGCAATTTGTAAGCTTGAAACTTTTACTTATCAAAAGGAgggggaaagaaaaagaaatatctTTAACTCTAGGAATACAAAAGTTAACTTCTTTGTATTCAAAACCGTATGATTAAAAATGAATTTAAAACTTGGGTATAAGGAATATCCAGAGGCTAAATCCAAAgaaaaggattttttttttttttaaagcattCAGATCATTATTATTTTAGGTCAAAACGTGATGTTCTTCTTCTCAATGCGAGTGTCTTGCTTGACTTTTACGAAAGATTTAAACCCCCTCTCCTGCCCTCTggcaaaaaaaaggaaaatataaacAACATGGTAGAAACATGGATTACTTTATGAGTAACAGGCCTAGCTTTTTGGGTAAAAGCTTACTTCTGACTCATCTCTATGTTGGAATGAAGTGAAAAAAGTGTGCCTAATCAGAACGCGATGCTTTTGTTTTAAGAAGATGGACAGTAACGTGACAAGATCCAAATAAAAACCATGACATCCATGTAAGTGGACAGTATCTGAAAAGCGAGACAAAAGTTTGAGCAAGATGGATTATCGCACATGCCTTAAAACATGGATTTATAACTTAACGGAAATAGGCCTTTGATTGTGAAAATAAACCCAAGACAAGGGAGGGATAGCCTAGTAAAAAAGGACCTCTACCTCCATGAGGTTGGAGTTTCGAGTCACCAAGGGAGCAAAATAGGGGAAGGGATATTGTTTGCTCCTGGATGGAGGGTTTCAGCGGTGGGGTCTACCATATCCAAAAATAAGAAAAGGAGGTACGAGTAAGACCAAACATCACATTAAATCTTAATGCTTCATCTCAACAATTTTGACCTTAAAACAACAACACAAGCATAGCTAGTACACTGATGACGCTTCCATTAACAACGGCAACATAGCGATAAATAAAACAAGACTCATCTGTTTCCCAGCACTTAGACATGTGAACAACCATTAATTGAAACCATCTACTTTTGACGGAATTTTTCTCCATATTTACAGTTCTTCCATATCCTAGTATTAAAATTTCAGGCCCCTCTTCAGTATTGTTTCTCTGTAAATAGAGAAAATCCCTTTTCTCCCACATATTCACAGCTTTTCCCTATCATATATTGAAAAACTAACGGCACATTCCTTGTTTCCTAGCTTTCCAACTTATAAGTGCAAGTAAAGATATGGATGTGAGTAGTTAGGGAGGCAAGCAAATTTTACCTCAAAGGCAGTATGGGCAAATTCCCTACCACAGTTTTAAGTATTGCATAGGAGATCAAGTGCAATAAAAAAGTCAGCTATGCAATAATTCCGATTTAGTTCAAAATGTCATGATTGAAATTTATAACACTTCGATAGGAGAAAAGCACTAACCTTGATACCATGGCAGCAACTGCTCCAGCCCACAAATGTTTAGTGGTATTCACTGCACCACGACGTCCCCTTAGCCCAATATTTCGCTTCCTCCCGCCTCCAGAACCGTCACTAGGCTCCTCCACCTTGGAACTCTCATCTCCATTATTACTCAACAAGCATTCACTGGAATTTCCGACAACGCAAGTATTCTTCTTGACTGATAAGCTCAAACACAAGAATTTACCCCCAAAACCGGCACCAACACCAACACTCTTTTCTCGCCTGAAAATTGGTTTACGACGACGAATGGGAGAATGTAACTCATTAGAATCATCAATTGAAGAGACATTTAGAAAATTTGTGGTGGTGGTGGTAATTGAAGAAGGAATTATTGGGTCAAGAAATAAGCCACCAGTGAACAAAATTGTATCTGGGTTTTCGATAAGAGTTTGACTTTCTTCTAAGTGTTTAAACAAGGTATGAAGTCCTGGCATTCTAAAGTAAAGTTAAGATAAGAAGAATTTCTGTTGAAATTCGTTGGCATCAAAGTATGCACTGTTATGGGATAATGTTGGATTGGCGGATGATGGAAGGAAAAATGGCGGTCAGCGTTGCTTATGTCGCCGCATAGTGAGCGGCTTCAGCCTTCTTAATTAGTTTTCGTGTGGTATCAGTGTACTACTATTAAACTAAGGAAAAGAAAAGTACCATTATTaactataaattattttttttggtacATTATTAAACTGAAAATGCAGGCAAGCTACAATACATACGTTATTAAACAATTAAATCATAATAAGCTGTAAGAGTCAAGACACCACAGTGATAGTTCAAATTCATAGAGACTAGTGACCAGTCGGCTAGTCCTAACATGAGTATATCCATTTGGATTAAATTTTTATATGtataaaaaatactttaaaacaaCTAGAGATAATGTATATATCCAACATATGTGGATAATCAAATCTCTCCAATCGGGTAAAACGATTTCCAAAGACACTtataatttgaaaaataaaacctTACATAAATTTCTTACATTTTATTTAtgaatattttatattatttttttactaATCTTCTGCGAAAAAAATTATATAACTAATTTCAGTTTAAGTGGAGGCATAACTAAATAGTGCATTGATATGATACGTGAAAATATCATACTTCACGTAAATTATGATGATATGATCTAGTTATCCTACTTAATTTATACATTATATTTCTTTCCTGCTTACTTGATGAACTTGTGCCAATGAATCCaaatatttatttgaattaaaCGATATTCACTAGTACGTCAAGAGTTTTGTCTCACAACTAGTTAAATCTTCATTATGGTAAaattcttctttttgtttttaaatCTTCAATATAGACAAGCAAATATATTCACAAAAAAATGGAAATAAAACCAAAATCTAAAATTTGTTTAGATATTTATTCTAATGATTAGAATGACTAGTGGCGAAACTAGTATTTTTTCCAAGggtattcaaatttaaaagaagcgAAAAAAATTTACGAGAAAGagtgttcaatatgtgttatatacctgtaaaacgtaatattttaccTACTTATACAGTGCAATTTTTCGATGAGGATGGTCAGTTAACCATCCTTATGACCATGTGACTTCACCGCTAAGAATGACCAACTCTAACTAACGTTTAGCTAGGAAACTAAGAGAAAAGAACTGCACTTTTTTCTGTCCCTTTTTTGTGATAATAGATGGTGTCACGCCTCCTTTTTTTTCGAGGGATAGGGGAcagaagagttttttcaattaaagtaacattaatcgaaatgagattatttatttaatttagagtcgtcacttgggataattattatggtgtcccaagtcaccggttattttaaaatcccaaatcgaggagattgactctatttatggtccgcgaatacagaagaccgggtaaagaattctgttaactcgggagaaagtgtgaggcactcccgagttccgcaattttagcacggtcgcttaacaattaatacttggcctgattatctgatttattacatattttaaacctattgtgcattttatcttttaccgtttttaatatttatgaaatttatttgaacaagtcgcgatttCACACACTCATTATGTTTGTACATATTgcaaatcgcgccacgtgaaaggcacccgcgatttacaatatatttattttaattatttgaagttgtggtcaagtcgcgtgaaacgcgcacttgagttaGGATTTACATATCATAACTATGTCATGGTAACCGTactcatagtcacgatgatttattaatcgcgcctaaagcagcTAGCACgtgttcataatttattttttcttacgaGTTTGAGATCTTTGTGAGGTTAAGAGCTATGGAAATCAATTGTGGAAAATGGGTCGGCTTTTGCTCTTATAAATTGGGCCTGACAGAAACTATTTTGGCTCGGGTAAATTAAAATTGACCATAATACAATTGACCCTTTAAAACTAACTAAAAAGTAGGCCCAGTTACTAGTTCACCAAGCTACTCCATTAGTCCATTGTCCATTAGTCATTATCAGTAGTACATACTTCATTAAACAAACCCAACTCCCTTTAAATCTAATTAACACCCATGTCCCAACTATACAAAATGTGCTGACCAAGACATCTTTGCTTTAACATGTACGAATTATTCGATCTCAAATTTAAACAGAGAATACGTTCCTTCCTACTTCTACACATGACTTTAGATTCAtataaatcaaaaataaatatacctTAAACCCAAAATGCACAATCAAACCAACTattaatgaaaattaaaacacCAACTAATCATGAAAAACAACTAAACAACATAATATTATGATAAAAATTCATGCCAAATAAAGTCAACAAAGAACTACAATTCAAAGAGATATGACTAGAGCATGACAATAAACATTACTGAAATGGAAAAGAAACGGACCTTTGAGGTGAAAAACTTTCTTTACtatattgataaaaaaaaaaactccaaGTTTGAATTACAGAAGGAAAGTGCCGGCTACAACTCAAAGGAGAACAGGACGTCGAACAGAGTTCGAACAACCTCGACGGAACCGGATTCGGATGAACGAGAACCTCGCTGAAAATGGATCTCGAACAGGACCTCTTAAACCTCACGCAAACGGGAGAGCGAGGTTGGGACTTGGCTAGACTTTTATGGGTTTCAGAGTGATTTTTGGGTGGTGAAGTTGCTGGTTTTTTCGAAacaaagacgaagaaagaatgacacgaatagatATTCTCTTAGCGTCGAAGAAGCAAAAACATTTCTCTCAAATCTCTCCTCTCTATTTTTTTTCTCCCTCTTCCCTTTTCCTcacattttgtcacgacccaaaactaacccccgtcgtgatggtgcctatcgtggaactaggcaagccgactcatttttaaaataaaccgatatttttatttcaaagataattcaaggttatttaacgtaaaaccttcatttaaaaaattcaaattaaagaaaaacagaagagcggaaaagaaaaaaaaactgacattggggtgtcactagtcatgagcatatactacaatctgtctaacaatatcaaggctaactcatcccgaaaaatagttaaatacaactagaggaagataagagggagaagagcaggggctgcgatcgccaaacagctaccttgctatctccaagaaaatctacaaccagaacactcaataaccgctaccgtgtccagctacaactgaatctgcacacaaggtgcagggagtaacgtgagtacgccaactcagtaagtaacaacaataaataaagactgagcagtagtgacgagcaataaagcatacaacgctcatatcaggaaatctcaataaaataccacatacttttaaaaatcaggatttgaatcaaacatctcgtttaaacccaattccagtaaaaatcatttaaagacatttttccaataatttttcaaacaaaggctcaatgcaaaggtgagcaaaaatgatgaaatcataaacagcccctcgggcaaaacatcactcatatacagcccctcggggcaaacctcacagtcactcgtgccactcgggcatacctcacaatcactcttgccactctggcatacctcacaatcgctcatgcctcccagtcactcagcactcggcactcgcactcagtaggtacctgcgctcactggtgggtgtgtacaaactctggaggggctctttcagcccaagcgctataatctgcacggaaaactcacgtgctgtaataataaagtatgctgcaagcgggcagccccgatccatactcatcctcacaatcaggccctcggccgatatcaaacataaatatgctgcaggcgggaagccccgatccacactcatcctcagaatcaggccctcggcctcactcagtcataaacctctcaagccactcgggcattttagtaaaacatggcattcggtccaaaacatttatatgcatcaaaatagagtcataaaactgagttatgtggtaaacaagtataaacatgactgagtatagattttcaatcgtaAACAATgaaaggatggtaagaaacagcccctaagggtccaaacagctttggtacaaggcccaaacatggcattcatcccaatttacagaaattctttctaaaacatataagtatcaaatagtttcaacaaagtatgcaattttacagttgctacgggacagacgaagtcacaaatccccaacagtgcacgcccacacgcctgtcacctagcatgtgcgtcacttcaaaataatagaatgatacgaaattcggggtttcataccctcacgactagatttacaatagttacttacctcaaaccgctcaaatttctaccccgcaatgctcttgcctctggactcggcctccaaatgctccaaatctattcacaatcagtataataccatcaatatacgctaatggaatgaattccacaagaaaagcttcaaaattagaccaaaaatccgaaattggctaaAACAATTGCCCGTGGgggccacatctcggaacccgacaaaagttacaaaatccaaaagctcattcaatcacgagtctacccatatcaatattaccaaaatccgacctcaactcgaccctcaaatctacaaatcttatttccaaatttttaagttccaatctccgatttacgcctcaaaatcatgtaatctagtcggattattcgatgataattcaatattatggagtagaagtgatcacaagggacttatctcaagtttttattgaaaatatatcaaaaatcgcctctcctcaagatccaatttgtcaaaaatagcaaatgagacgaagtccctatttttataattctgcccagacaacctcggttctgcctcgatcttggccttcgatcctggtcctcaatcctggttctcgatcctaggcctttaATCTTGGTTTTCGATCCTAGTCCTttgatcatgtcttcgacccggccttctaccgtgaccctcgaccctgggctcgatcatggcttcgattgtggccctcgaccatgggctcgatcatggcttccatcatggccctcgaccctgggctcgatttctgggctcgattctgagagatttctgggctcgattctggcagaagaaatttccaacaaaaggaaattgcagcagttgttgtagttcaattgtttatccattaaccatccgaaactcacctgagtccctcgggacctccatcaaatataccaacaagtcctaaaacatcatacgaacttagtcgaatcctcaaatgacctcaaacaatgctaaaaccatgaattacgccccaattcaagcctaatgaactttgaaatttctaatttctacaaacaactccggaacttatcaaatcacttCCTATTGACctcttgcacacaagtcctaaatgacataacagaggtattccaattttcagaattggattccgaccccgatatcaaaaagtcaacccccggtcaaacttctcaaaaataaaactttcggcatttcaagactaattcctctacggactttcaaataatatttcggacacgctcctaagcccaaaatcagcatactgagctattggaatcatcaaaattcaaatccgaggtcatttatacATAGGTCTATATcgggtccacttttctaacttaatatttttcaattatgagactaagtgtctcatttcacttcgagttccttccggacccgaaccaactaacccgatacaacataatatagttgaatgacacaaaagaagtagaaatggggaaaacggggttataactctcgaaacgaccggccgggtcgttacatcttccccctcttaaagacccgttcgtcctcgaacgggtctagaaacatacctggagtctcgaataggcgtggatatctgctccgcatctcccgctcggtttcccaggtggcctactttacaggctgacctctccattgcaccttcactgaagctatatcctttgacttcaaccttcgaacctaccgatctaaaatagccaccggctccacatcataagtcatatcaccctccaactgaaccgtgctgaaatccaaaacatgggacgtatctccaatatacttccggagcatggaaacatgaaacactgtatgcacactcgacaagctgggtagcaaggcaagcttataagccacctctactatcctctgaagcacctcaaaaggcccaatgaaccgggggctcaacttgcccctcttcccaaacctcataacacccttcacgggtgataccttcagcaaaaccttctccccaaccataaaagacacatcacggaccttcctatccgcgtagctcttctgcctggactgcgccgtgcgaagccgctcctgaatcaatttcaccttatctaatgcgtcctggaccaagtctgtacctaagagcctagcctcacacGGCTCAAACTATctaaccggagatctacacctcctcccatacaaagcctcgtacggagccatctgaatattcgactgataactgttgttatatgcaaactccgcgagtggcagaaacttgtcccatgaacccccaaagtcaatgacacaagcacacagcatgtcctccaatatatgaatagtgctctcggactgcccatccgtatgagggtgaaaagttgtgcttaactcaacctgagtacccaactctcattgTACGACCCTttaaaactgcgatgtgaactgagtacccctatctgaaatgatggaaactgggacaccatgcagtcgAACgttctctcggatgtaaattccagcca
This region of Nicotiana tomentosiformis chromosome 4, ASM39032v3, whole genome shotgun sequence genomic DNA includes:
- the LOC104107430 gene encoding probable mitochondrial adenine nucleotide transporter BTL3, whose protein sequence is MPGLHTLFKHLEESQTLIENPDTILFTGGLFLDPIIPSSITTTTTNFLNVSSIDDSNELHSPIRRRKPIFRREKSVGVGAGFGGKFLCLSLSVKKNTCVVGNSSECLLSNNGDESSKVEEPSDGSGGGRKRNIGLRGRRGAVNTTKHLWAGAVAAMVSRTVVAPLERLKLEYIVRGEQKHLVELIKTIAATQGLRGFWKGNLVNVLRTAPFKAVNFCAFDTYRKQLLRLSGNEETTNIERFVAGAAAGVTATVMCLPLDTIRTKLVARGGEALGGVGGAFKHLIRTEGFFSLYKGLVPSILSMAPAAAVFYSVYDILKSAYLHSPEGRKRIQYMKQQGAELNALDQLELGPMRTLLHGAIAGACAEAATYPFEVIRRQLQLQGRASKLSALATCAKIVEHGGVPALYAGLIPSLLQVLPSASISYFVYEFMKIVLKVE